Proteins encoded in a region of the Methylosinus trichosporium OB3b genome:
- the cpaB gene encoding Flp pilus assembly protein CpaB, producing MNKAQIAVLGVAIVAGGGAFMMLSTEPTPPQPMHLVAPPPPRTTDQVLVAARDLPFGAALAEADTSWIEWPISAVPPGVLRKSEAPEIKKDIEGAFVRTPLANGEPIRRERLIKGQTPGLMSTMISAGRRAVAIDVSPNTTAGGFILPNDHVDVIRLYRDPDQGGQIGSDMNSEVILRNVRVLAMGPVFQTKNGESSVTGATATLDLEPRQAELVILAQRSGQLALMLRPIADALADEKPESAAPGQDPLTIVRFGVTSTMRAR from the coding sequence ATGAACAAAGCCCAGATCGCGGTCCTCGGCGTCGCCATTGTTGCGGGCGGCGGAGCTTTCATGATGCTGAGCACCGAGCCGACGCCGCCGCAGCCGATGCATCTGGTCGCGCCGCCGCCCCCGCGCACGACGGATCAGGTGCTGGTCGCGGCCCGCGACCTTCCCTTCGGCGCGGCGCTCGCCGAGGCGGACACCAGCTGGATCGAATGGCCGATCTCCGCCGTGCCGCCGGGCGTGCTGCGCAAGAGCGAAGCGCCGGAGATCAAGAAAGACATAGAGGGCGCCTTCGTGCGCACGCCGCTCGCCAATGGCGAGCCGATCCGCCGCGAGCGGCTGATCAAGGGCCAGACGCCCGGGCTGATGTCCACGATGATCTCCGCCGGCCGGCGCGCGGTGGCCATCGACGTCTCGCCCAACACGACGGCTGGCGGCTTCATCCTGCCCAATGATCACGTCGACGTGATCCGCCTCTATCGCGATCCCGATCAGGGCGGGCAGATCGGCTCCGACATGAATTCGGAGGTCATTCTGCGCAATGTGCGCGTGCTCGCCATGGGACCTGTGTTCCAGACCAAGAATGGCGAGAGCAGCGTCACCGGCGCGACCGCCACCCTCGATCTCGAGCCGCGTCAGGCCGAGCTCGTCATTCTCGCGCAGCGCTCCGGGCAGCTCGCGCTGATGCTGCGTCCGATCGCCGACGCGCTCGCCGACGAGAAGCCGGAATCGGCGGCGCCCGGCCAGGACCCGCTCACCATCGTGCGCTTCGGCGTGACCTCCACCATGCGCGCGCGGTGA